Genomic segment of Delphinus delphis chromosome 12, mDelDel1.2, whole genome shotgun sequence:
TCTGAAGCACCTGTGCAGCTGCCGTGGGTGGGCGAAGGCAGAGTTACTGGCTACCTAGGACTCGGGTTCTTGGAAATGAGTGATGGGCCTGCAGGGTTTGGCTCGACACTTCAAACCCCCAGCCCAGAGATGAGCCCGGTGAAAGGGGAGGTTGATGTGCCGGCTGTACTGTTTCCTCGGGGAAGCTGATGGCCTGGCCTGTGTGTTCCTTGTGCCCTGAAGGTCTGTGTGGTTTCCTCGTCCCGGCCACAGTCTCCTGACCAGCTCTTCTCCAGGCAAGTGAGCGACACCTCCGTCTCCCCCAGGACCTCGGATGGCAGCGTGGCCCCCGTGGCTGATTTCGATTATCCCCCAGAATTCTCCTCCTGCCTGGACAACTCTGCGGCCAAGCACAAGCTCCTGGTCAAACCCCGCAACCAGCGGTGCAGCAAAATGCGGCGTCTGTCCTCGGTAACcgggcaggggcagggtgggcGGGTCCCCCCCCGAAGTGCCGAGCTGGTCCAGGGTACCTTCTCAACACCCCACCATCTTGtcttgagggaaggagggaggggatgttGGTCTACGAGCATCTCTTTCTCAACCCCGTCATTCTCTGTGGCCAGGCGGACCCCACAGCCCGCTTCTCAGCTCCTCTGGGGATGACCACTGGGCAGCGGAGAAGGTGACAACCCTACATGGACCTTGAGCCCctggtcccccccaccccgcaaggGCTGTGGGACCATGACCATGCCGCAGGAGCTGGGGGTGCTCATGGTTTCAACCTAACTCAGATATGTCCCTCCCGTCCTAAGCACTCATTCATTCGGTCTTCATTCTGCAACTCTTGCCAAGAACCTGCTCTGTGCCTTGGGTCCCCTACCTTCCCACTGTCTTCAGTGTGATGTCCACACTGCAGGCCTGGCGCAGCcgggccctgcccacctccttcCATTCTCACTCAGCACGCTGTGGCCTCCCTTCTGCTTCTGGCACTCACCAAGctgcctcccaccccaggcctTGGGACCGGCTATGTCCCCTGCTCAGTCCTTGGGGGATGGGTTCCGAGGCCCTCCCCAAAGGGGCTCCCCAGGAACGTCCTGTGGAAAGCAGCCCACCTGCCCATCACCCCGGGCACTTCCTCCACGGCACTGGCTATACACGGACGTGACCTTTGTAAATGGAGGTGCTCACTTGTTTATTGCCAGTCTTCCGTGAGCAGACTGTACTTCTAGCCCTGGGGCGACACTAGTCACAGAGCTGACATTGCGTGGACGTTAGTTGAACgcgtgaatggatgaacaaacgCCTGAATGACCAAGGGAGAAGCTGAACAGCTAGAATGGACACTGCCTGGGGCGAGGACCTACTTAGCAGCACAGGGGTGGTGCCCCTGTAAGGACAGACCCTCCTTGGTGTGCTGCCCGGGCAGTCATCAGCTCGTCCCTCTGGGAGCTGAGAACTCTCTCGTGCAGTGCTTTGTCTTCACGGGACCAGGGGCTCGAGGTCCATGTAGGGTTGTCACCTTCTCTGCTGCCCAGTGGTGCCTGCAATGCCTCATCCCCAGAGGAGCTGAGAAGCAGGCTGTGGGGTCCGCCTGGCCGCAGAGAATGACGGGGCTGAGAAGGAGATGCTCATAGACCCAAAATCCCATCTGGCACAGGAAAACgagcaaacaaaaaaccttggcTGTCAAGATCGTGATGTTTATTACAAGTTTGAAAAGCCTATTCAGGGCTGCATTTGGCTGGACCCATCTGCCCCCGCCAAAGCAGGGGTTGGGGAAGAGGAACGCACGGAAGGCCAGCTTAGGTTTTGGTTGTCTCAGCATGTTTGTTACCCTGCTGCTCAGAACCGTGCCCCGTCGTGGCTCTGGCGCAGTAGAAGTGGAACGCCCGTAAATGTTTATACTGACATCTCACCACCCCAGCTGGTCCTCATCCCAACCCGGGCAGTGCCAGGAGAGGCAATATTATTAACTCTGTTCTGTCGGGAGCAGCGTGATTAGATGACTAGCCCGAGGTCGCCTGGCTGGCAGAGCTGCCAGCAAGTCCCGGGTGTCAGAAACAGATGCTTCCTCTCCACACCGGCACTGCCCATTGTGCCCGTCCTCTGCCCATAGATGATGTGCGTGCTGCCCAGAGACACTTTCTTTCTGGCGAGAGGAGGGTGATGAGCAGGCAGCCATGCTAGAGTCTCCATCTGGGTGCGGGCTGAGCAGTGGGTCCCCTGCTTCCAGTTCCTCGGGAGGGTCCCAGGGGGTGAAGCTGCTCTGAGGGCCCAGAGCGGGAGGCAAGGTGTGGGTGGCGGAGGTGGAGCGGGTATCCGCATCCTTCCTGCTGTCCTGGCCAGAGAGCCCAGGCTCGGGTAGGTGCCGCTTTGTTCCCTGCAGAGCCTCTGCTCAGcatcggggtggggggggggcacccTCTGGAGCGCACGCTCCGTGCCAGCCTTCCTTCTGCCTGGCCTCCCACTGTAACCCCTCGGAGCTGCCAGTGGCTCAAGCTGGATGTGCTCAAGCCAGGCCCGCTCCTCAGCTTTGTGTTGACCTAATGTGGGTTCCAGTAGTTTGCAAACATGAGCCACCGTCCTAAAGGGGTTTCCACATCGAGGATTTCCTGTAGTAACAAAAGGCCAGTCACACCTTAGGAACCTGCAGCTTTTGAAAATTCTTCTGGGGATTTCGCATCTTCCCCTTCTGGAATCCAGGGGAATAGGGTTGTGCATCTTGGCAAAGCTGGCTTAGGTGTCGTCACAAACATCCCAGTTATGTCGTGTTAGCAAGCAGATGCCAGCTGGAAaatgttaaaacaacaacaacaacaataacctATTGCAAACACTTCTCTGGGTGTTTgctaaaaagaaggaaggagggcacTGCCCTTGTGCAGAAGCCTGGGTGACTCTATAAAGTCTAAAGACAGGTCTGAAATCAGGAACTTTTCAAAAACACCAGCCTCAGTGCCCTCAGCCTTTCGGTCATTTTCACATTTGCTTGTGAATGAATCATGACTACCTTGATCTCCTTTCCTTCGTAAGAGAGCAAGAACTGACTTTGTGGATGGTGGGGAGGAAGTGGACCAAATCTAGATTCCAGAGACCTTTCGGAAGAAAAATAGCACGAGGCCGTGACTTACTGCTAAGCCAGGCAAAGCCTCCTGTAGGAGTGGGATCAGAGCTAGCTCTGGGGGTGCTAGTGGAGCCCTGGAGGTGTGGGCTGGAGGGCAGCCGGCCAGTCACTCAGGCCCAGAGTCTGGTGCGTAAAATGGCAGGGGCTTGGCTTGACCAGAGCAGGGAGTGGGAGAGACCATTTAAAACAGCAGAATAGattgtctattttatgtatagtagtgtgtctatgttaatcccagcctcctaatttatccctccccccacctgagaatctgaaaaagaatagatatatgtataactaaatcactttgctgtacgcctgaaactcacacaacattgtaaatcaactatactccagcataaaataaaaatttcaaaaagacaaaaaaaataaaataaaaaacggCAGAATATAAGACTTCAAATTTAGCTGAAAAGTTTGGGCGTTATCCTGTCAGCTATGGTTTGCTGTTGACCGTGGTGGGATGATAGGAATCATGTTTTAGGCAAACCAGCCTCTGCCTTTGCTATGAGGGTGCATCCCTGCAGAGAGAAGGAATCGGCTGGGGACACTGGCTCTGAGGCAGCACAGGGGGTCAGAGAGGGCAACAGCTTTGCCCCTGGGCCACTTATTAGCTCAGCCTTGGCCAAGGCAGGGACCTCTCTGAGTTCCCAGTTCTCCAGGTGCAAGCAGGAAATAGTAATCCTCTCCTCACTGGAGCCAATCAGGGAGTTAGTGAGGTAACCATGTCGAGCACAGAGCATGGCAGACCCGGCCGATGCTAGTCCCCTTCCCTTTGCTTCACTCTGTAGAGCAGTGTCCACTGGTTTCTAGCTTGGCCTTGAGAGCCTCAGGCAACGTTTATTTTAGGGGCATAGCGGCCTCAGTTCTGCTGAAAGCTGAACTTGGGAGGCAAGATTCCAGTAAGGGAGGATTAAGAAAAGACAGCTGTGTGTGAATGTCCACTTGAGTGCCAGCTTTAGAGACATTCTGCTTCCCTTAAACCTAATTAAACCTTGAACACGATGGGGAGGCCATAGGCTTCCTAATACTCGTCCTAATGATGCTGTCTTTTGTCCACTTTATTCCTCTTAGAGAGCGCAGTCCGAATCCCTGAGCGATCTGACGTGTACCCCAGAGGAGGAGGAATACGACGAGAAGCCGCTACCCAAAGTCAGCACGGAGGAGAAGCCCAGTTCTGGGCAGCAGGAGGGGGGACAGGACAGAGGCGCTGAGCCTGGGGGGCAGGCGACCATGCTGCCACCTGTGGGGCCCCGTGCGCGGCGGGCGCGCCTGCAGCACTGCCCGGCGTTCACCGCTAGCACTGAGGATGAGAACCCCCAGGGGGAGAACCCCTCCAGCCTTTTGGCCACGCCGGAGGTCATGGAGGTCACAGAGCCCGTGTCGAGCCCACACCCCCGCTCGGAGTCCCCGTCTTGCCCAGAAGGCTCCCCGCACCCTCACCCTAATCCCGACAACGAAAACCCAAGGGAGGAGCTGTCCCTGGAAACCCGGTGTCCCCCCGGCGGGGACACAGCAGACGAGGTGGTTTGTGCTTCGGGAGACGTCGAGGGTCGATTATCTCCCTGCATCCCCGAGGGGGACACGACCCCTCCCGAGCCCGGACCCATAGCCACCTGGGAGACGCCCTCTGGTCCCAACGGGCCAGACCACACCGGTCCGAAGGAGGTAAGACTGACTCTGGACGCTCCGGGTCCCGAGGGCGCAGGGCCAGcagccccggcccccagcccGCCGGCCCCCAAGAGCTGCTTGAAGCACAAGGCCTCGGCTGCGACAGCGAACGCGAACCTCGGCGCGGCCCCCTCACCGCCTGCCTCGGCGTCGCCTGCAGAGGCGCCCGCACCCCGATCCCTGGACCAGGAGGCGGCGCCCCCGGAGCCCCCCAGGGCCGAGCGGGAGGGATCCCCCACGGAGGCGGCGGCGCCGGAGCGCAAGATGGAGCGAGGAGGCCGCGAGGCGCGGGCCGCCAAAAAGTTCTCGGTGTCGTCGGGCCGCGAGTGGCCGCGCGCGGGGGGCCGCCTGCTGGAGCCCCGAGGCCCCGCCGTCCGGCTGCCGCTTCTCAGGAGCGGTCCGGCCTGGAAGAGCGAGGCCGCCCTCGAGGACCTCCCGGCGCCCGCCGAGCCCCAGGGCCTGAAGCCCGGTCCTCGGAAGCCGCCCGCCCCGGCCGAGCGCGGCTCTCCGGACGCGGCCACCGCGGACCCCGGCCCAGCCGCCCGGGAGAGGCCCGCGGGCGGGGACGGAAGCCCCTTCCCGGTCAAGCTCCGCTCCACGTCTCTGTCTTTCAAACACAGAGAAGCGCCCTGCCCGGAGGGGAGGGGAATCAAGAGGTACAGCGCGGAGGTCAGGCTGGAGAAAGGAGGGCTGACCTTGCTCTCCAGGAACGACAAGGGTCCGCCCGGGACGGGCCCCGCCGCCCGAGGCGCCAGGTCTCCCAACGAGCCGGGGAAGGCGAAGACCCGGTCCACCGAGCAGCTCAGCTCCAAGCCGCCCCTGCCCAGGAAGCCGCTACTGCAGACCCtcaccctcccccagctgcccgcGCCCCCCGACGCCAGCCCCCGGGACCCCGAGAAGGTAGGGCCGTCCGCCGACCCCAGGAAGGAGAGCCAGGCGGCGGAGAGGAGGTCGCCCCACAGGGCAGCTGGTAAGAGGCCCGCGTGGAGCAGCCTGGGGAGGGTGTTCGCGAAGGGTCAGGGCTGTGGGGAAATCAGGTCAGTGGACGTCCGGCAAGGTATTGATATATAAATGCATTGGGTAAAAACCTTGCCGGGGAACTGGAGGAAAAGTCAAAATTCCTGTTGTACCACCAACATGTTTGATCAAGAGTTAGGAATAGAGACTGGGGAAGGGAAACAAATATCAAGGTTTTGTGTAAGTTCTGAGAAGTCAGGAAAATGTGGAAACTCGTTTTGCAGCGTCTTCCGAGAGGAGCTGGGCCTCTCAGTGGATCACTCAGACACTTTTTCCTCCAGAAGGGGTATCCCTCCTGGGTAATGTGTGCTCTCATGGGTGGAGGCCCTCCTGGGGCCTCACCTGGTTCTTGGTTATAAATGAAGCATCTGGCTCCACTGTCACTTAGGTTCATTCTGACCTTTTCCCCAAAGGAAGAATTTCATCCTGTTTAATAATAATCAGGCTTACAGGGCCCAGCCTCACACAGGAAGAGTCCCCTCTATTGGAGTCCTGAGTCTTCGTAAAATCTGAGTTCTTCATCAGGTGGGCCTGAACTGTCCCAAAAGGGAGATGGTGTTAAGATTGGGGCAGAATGTAAGAATCTTGTAAAGCAACTGTCTTTTAAAATGAGCAGAGACAAAATAGATGACCTTTCTCTGTCTTTGACATTTGTCAGTCTATATAGTGTTTCAGATGGAATCTGTTGGAAACGGGTATTTTCAGTGGAGCTGAAGAATCTCTCGTTGTTGGTTTCTTTTATTGATGGAAGTCAGTGTACCAAAATGGAGCTAGACATGCAAGtcgtgtgggtgtgggtgtgggtgtgggtgggtgtgtgtgtgggtgtgacgGGAGCACTAAGGAGAAATTTTCCATGGCAGATTTTATAAAACAACACAACTTTCAGGATATTTTAAGTGGCTGCTCTAAGTTCAGGACTCTGTTTAATCACTGCATTGTGGAACGGAGAGGAAGTAGAACCCAGTTCTCTCAGGGACCCCACACCCTAAAAGGAGGACGAAGCACACACACGAAGACAGGTTTAAAGACGTTCTAGTCTTCTGTGTCTTCTTCCTAGGAAGTTAGTAAAAGTGCAGTGTATAAAGGGCTCTGAATTCTTAAGGCGATACCCAAAGATGTAGGCGATTCCAGGGAGAAGTTTCGGGAAAACGCCCCCAGAAGAGCCTACACGTGCAGCCTTCCTGATCCAGGCCCCTTGGCTCCGCTGCGatttgctgttgctgctgccgCTACATTAGGGTCATCAGTGAGGGAACTTTGGGGGAGGTTCAAGCTGTAGCTGATTATCCACTCTGCAAATTTCCAGGTTATTGAAGCTGTTACAGAGTGATTCAAAACGCCATTGCAATAGCCAGGGCGGAGGAGGGTGCAGATAAAACCCTGACGTCAGCACCGTCCGCCTTCGTGAGCTAGAATTGAAGATGTCTCTCTTGCTGAATGAACAGAACTTAAAGACAGGATACTCAGCTTCACGGTCAGATCTGGAAAAGAAGCTTCAGAGGGCGAAGCTCGACACGTTGATAATTTATAACTTCCTCAGCTTAAGCTGTGAGAGTCAGCCTTTGTTCAC
This window contains:
- the CRACDL gene encoding CRACD-like protein isoform X1; amino-acid sequence: MISTRVMDIKLREAAEGLGEDSTGKKKSKFKTFKKFFGKKKRKESPSSTGSSTWKQSQAKSEVIAIESGPVGYDSEDELDLSTRTLSGPSSQGIRTQQEGESRGTLGSRALSHDSIFIPESGQDPPRPVRVFSQENVCDRIKALQLKIQCNVKMGLPPPPGGLPARRGDDAGMSSEDDGLPRSPPEMSLLHDIGPGTTIKVCVVSSSRPQSPDQLFSRQVSDTSVSPRTSDGSVAPVADFDYPPEFSSCLDNSAAKHKLLVKPRNQRCSKMRRLSSRAQSESLSDLTCTPEEEEYDEKPLPKVSTEEKPSSGQQEGGQDRGAEPGGQATMLPPVGPRARRARLQHCPAFTASTEDENPQGENPSSLLATPEVMEVTEPVSSPHPRSESPSCPEGSPHPHPNPDNENPREELSLETRCPPGGDTADEVVCASGDVEGRLSPCIPEGDTTPPEPGPIATWETPSGPNGPDHTGPKEVRLTLDAPGPEGAGPAAPAPSPPAPKSCLKHKASAATANANLGAAPSPPASASPAEAPAPRSLDQEAAPPEPPRAEREGSPTEAAAPERKMERGGREARAAKKFSVSSGREWPRAGGRLLEPRGPAVRLPLLRSGPAWKSEAALEDLPAPAEPQGLKPGPRKPPAPAERGSPDAATADPGPAARERPAGGDGSPFPVKLRSTSLSFKHREAPCPEGRGIKRYSAEVRLEKGGLTLLSRNDKGPPGTGPAARGARSPNEPGKAKTRSTEQLSSKPPLPRKPLLQTLTLPQLPAPPDASPRDPEKVGPSADPRKESQAAERRSPHRAAEKAAGPGTDGQPAPPWITVGRQKRRGAPEQPSSQEDKPGAGTLKSDTGRPAKAPERTQESMKQADFVRSKSFLMAPAKPTVDQRQGTKLHLQEGLQRGISLSHQNLAAQSAVMMEKELHQLKRASYASTDQPSWMELARKKSQAWSDMPQIIK
- the CRACDL gene encoding CRACD-like protein isoform X2, with the translated sequence MISTRVMDIKLREAAEGLGEDSTGKKKSKFKTFKKFFGKKKRKESPSSTGSSTWKQSQAKSEVIAIESGPVGYDSEDELEESRGTLGSRALSHDSIFIPESGQDPPRPVRVFSQENVCDRIKALQLKIQCNVKMGLPPPPGGLPARRGDDAGMSSEDDGLPRSPPEMSLLHDIGPGTTIKVCVVSSSRPQSPDQLFSRQVSDTSVSPRTSDGSVAPVADFDYPPEFSSCLDNSAAKHKLLVKPRNQRCSKMRRLSSRAQSESLSDLTCTPEEEEYDEKPLPKVSTEEKPSSGQQEGGQDRGAEPGGQATMLPPVGPRARRARLQHCPAFTASTEDENPQGENPSSLLATPEVMEVTEPVSSPHPRSESPSCPEGSPHPHPNPDNENPREELSLETRCPPGGDTADEVVCASGDVEGRLSPCIPEGDTTPPEPGPIATWETPSGPNGPDHTGPKEVRLTLDAPGPEGAGPAAPAPSPPAPKSCLKHKASAATANANLGAAPSPPASASPAEAPAPRSLDQEAAPPEPPRAEREGSPTEAAAPERKMERGGREARAAKKFSVSSGREWPRAGGRLLEPRGPAVRLPLLRSGPAWKSEAALEDLPAPAEPQGLKPGPRKPPAPAERGSPDAATADPGPAARERPAGGDGSPFPVKLRSTSLSFKHREAPCPEGRGIKRYSAEVRLEKGGLTLLSRNDKGPPGTGPAARGARSPNEPGKAKTRSTEQLSSKPPLPRKPLLQTLTLPQLPAPPDASPRDPEKVGPSADPRKESQAAERRSPHRAAEKAAGPGTDGQPAPPWITVGRQKRRGAPEQPSSQEDKPGAGTLKSDTGRPAKAPERTQESMKQADFVRSKSFLMAPAKPTVDQRQGTKLHLQEGLQRGISLSHQNLAAQSAVMMEKELHQLKRASYASTDQPSWMELARKKSQAWSDMPQIIK